The following proteins are encoded in a genomic region of Maniola jurtina chromosome 17, ilManJurt1.1, whole genome shotgun sequence:
- the LOC123873511 gene encoding uncharacterized protein LOC123873511 → MKCNEYEKSRARHHMNLDNLDKALHDLGMLSALTEARREYLRESRSNLGVMRLNTRYVSNVTVGYCMKRSTNKNRLCPYVLPVRHRTKSENSDAMGCDASDSSCDFKYLLEPSTSTCSRESDMKSPAKRCQSLENLNLTAEAPPKPETSPDMDCVSTRIQKLQVDE, encoded by the coding sequence AGAGCTCGCCACCACATGAACCTGGACAATTTAGATAAGGCATTACACGATTTGGGCATGTTGAGTGCACTAACGGAGGCGCGGCGTGAATATTTACGTGAGTCTAGATCTAATTTGGGCGTAATGCGTCTTAACACTCGATACGTGTCGAATGTCACCGTTGGGTATTGTATGAAACGGAGTACAAACAAAAACAGACTTTGCCCGTATGTGTTGCCCGTCAGGCACAGAACTAAAAGTGAAAACTCGGACGCGATGGGTTGCGACGCGAGCGATTCGAGCTGTGACTTCAAATACTTGTTGGAGCCTTCCACGAGTACCTGTTCACGAGAGAGCGACATGAAAAGTCCAGCAAAGCGCTGCCAGTCGCTAGAGAATCTCAACCTCACGGCAGAAGCCCCACCGAAGCCCGAAACCTCACCTGATATGGACTGTGTGTCGACGAGGATTCAGAAGTTACAAGTTGATGAAtga